In Rhinopithecus roxellana isolate Shanxi Qingling chromosome 16, ASM756505v1, whole genome shotgun sequence, a single genomic region encodes these proteins:
- the LOC115893913 gene encoding uncharacterized protein LOC115893913, with amino-acid sequence MRHVSMRPLRLRLSPHVPAYGTAFYAFYGGCVRERLRLRPALRFIALAPPQMRSERSCSNRAGLGSSWGVVAVWGSHVVRLTGLELGFSRLLSSGCTGFAHALTGDADTRDPGRRPGGAAMLAGSPRGVGLGLGSSWAPSWAGGHPGRVVTGKKPRASPRRGGRGKGRTLPKSRTLPGGTRAGVASTAS; translated from the coding sequence ATGCGCCACGTCTCTATGAGGCCTCTGCGCCTGCGCCTGTCTCCGCACGTTCCAGCGTACGGGACTGCGTTCTACGCGTTCTACGGCGGCTGCGTCAGAGAACGGCTGCGACTCCGTCCTGCcctcaggttcattgcgcttgcGCCGCCACAGATGCGCTCGGAGCGTAGCTGTAGCAACAGGGCGGGCCTTGGTTCCTCTTGGGGCGTGGTCGCTGTCTGGGGCTCCCACGTGGTTCGCCTCACCGGTCTGGAGCTGGGCTTCTCTCGTCTCCTGTCGTCCGGCTGCACCGGCTTTGCCCACGCCCTCACGGGAGACGCAGATACCCGGGACCCGGGGAGGCGCCCGGGCGGCGCCGCCATGTTGGCAGGGAGTCCCCGCGGCGTGGGATTGGGGCTGGGAAGCTCTTGGGCGCCGTCCTGGGCTGGGGGCCACCCTGGCCGCGTGGTCACCGGCAAGAAGCCCAGGGCCTCACCCAGGCGCGGGGGCCGGGGGAAGGGCCGGACCCTCCCGAAGTCGCGGACCCTACCAGGCGGCACCCGGGCTGGGGTGGCCTCTACCGCGAGCTAA
- the UAP1L1 gene encoding UDP-N-acetylhexosamine pyrophosphorylase-like protein 1 isoform X2 — protein MASEQDVRARLQRAGQEHLLRFWAELAPESRAALLAELALLEPEALREHCRRAAEACARPHGPPPGLAERLRPLPTESVGRASHSDPETRRRWEEEGFRQIALNKVAVLLLAGGQGTRLGVTYPKGMYRVGLPSRKTLYQLQAERIRRVEQLAGERHGTRCTVPWYVMTSEFTLGPTAEFFREHNFFHLDPANVVMFEQRLLPAVTFDGKVILERKDKVAMAPDGNGGLYRALEDHKILEDMERRGVEFVHVYCVDNILVRLADPVFIGFCVLQGADCGAKVVEKAYPEEPVGVVCQVDGVPQVVEYSEISPDTAQLRASDGGLLYNAGNICNHFFTRGFLKTVTREFEPLLKPHVAVKKVPYVDEEGNLVKPLKPNGIKMEKFVFDVFRFAKNFAAFEVLREEEFSPLKNAEPADRDSPRTSRQALLAQHYRWALQAGAHFLDAHGAWLPELPGLPPNGDPPAICEISPLVSYSGEGLEVYLQGREFQSPFILDEDQARELLQPQES, from the exons ATGGCGTCGGAGCAGGACGTGCGCGCCCGGCTGCAGCGCGCTGGCCAGGAGCACCTCCTGCGCTTCTGGGCCGAGCTGGCGCCGGAGTCGCGAGCCGCGCTGCTGGCGGAGCTGGCGCTGCTGGAACCCGAGGCGCTGCGCGAGCACTGCCGGCGGGCGGCGGAGGCCTGCGCGCGCCCCCACGGCCCGCCGCCGGGCTTGGCCGAGCGCCTGCGGCCCCTGCCCACCGAGAGCGTGGGCAGGGCCAGCCACAGCGACCCCGAGACGCGGCGGCGCTGGGAGGAGGAAG GTTTCCGCCAGATTGCCCTGAACAAGGTGGCCGTCCTGCTGCTGGCGGGGGGACAGGGCACTCGCCTGGGCGTGACCTACCCCAAGGGTATGTACCGTGTGGGGCTGCCCAGCCGGAAGACCCTGTACCAGCTGCAGGCGGAGCGGATACGGCGGGTGGAGCAGCTGGCCGGTGAGCGCCACGGGACCCGCTGCACCGTCCCCTG GTACGTCATGACCAGCGAGTTCACTCTGGGGCCCACGGCCGAGTTCTTCAGGGAGCACAACTTCTTCCACCTGGACCCCGCCAACGTGGTCATGTTTGAGCAGCGCCTGCTGCCTGCTGTGACCTTTGATGGCAAGGTGATCCTGGAGCGGAAAGACAAAGTTGCCATGGCCCCAG ACGGAAACGGGGGCCTCTACCGCGCACTGGAGGACCACAAGATCCTGGAGGACATGGAGCGCCGAGGAGTGGAGTTTGTGCACGTGTACTGTGTGGACAACATCCTGGTGCGACTGGCAGACCCTGTCTTCATCGGCTTCTGTGTGTTGCAGGGCGCAGACTGTGGCGCCAAG GTGGTGGAAAAGGCATACCCCGAGGAGCCCGTGGGCGTGGTGTGCCAGGTGGACGGCGTCCCCCAGGTGGTGGAGTACAGCGAGATCAGTCCTGATACCGCACAGCTGCGTGCCTCCGACGGGGGCCTGCTGTACAATGCAGGCAACATCTGCAACCACTTCTTCACCCGAGGCTTCCTTAAGACGGTCACCAG GGAGTTTGAGCCTTTGCTGAAGCCACACGTGGCTGTGAAGAAAGTCCCGTATGTGGATGAGGAGGGGAATCTGGTAAAGCCGCTAAAACCCAACGGGATAAAGATGGAGAAGTTTGTGTTTGATGTGTTCCGGTTTGCTAA GAACTTTGCTGCCTTTGAAGTACTACGGGAGGAGGAATTTTCCCCACTGAAGAACGCAGAGCCGGCCGACAGGGATAGTCCCCGTACCTCCCGCCAGGCCCTGCTCGCCCAGCACTACCGGTGGGCTCTCCAGGCAGGGGCCCATTTCCTGGATGCCCATGGGGCCTGGCTCCCAGAGCTGCCCGG CTTACCCCCAAATGGAGACCCTCCGGCCATCTGTGAGATATCGCCCTTGGTGTCTTACTCTGGAGAG GGTTTAGAAGTATATCTGCAAGGCCGGGAGTTCCAGTCCCCGTTCATCTTGGATGAGGACCAGGCCAGGGAGCTACTACAGCCGCAGGAGTCCTGA
- the UAP1L1 gene encoding UDP-N-acetylhexosamine pyrophosphorylase-like protein 1 isoform X1 has protein sequence MASEQDVRARLQRAGQEHLLRFWAELAPESRAALLAELALLEPEALREHCRRAAEACARPHGPPPGLAERLRPLPTESVGRASHSDPETRRRWEEEGFRQIALNKVAVLLLAGGQGTRLGVTYPKGMYRVGLPSRKTLYQLQAERIRRVEQLAGERHGTRCTVPWYVMTSEFTLGPTAEFFREHNFFHLDPANVVMFEQRLLPAVTFDGKVILERKDKVAMAPDGNGGLYRALEDHKILEDMERRGVEFVHVYCVDNILVRLADPVFIGFCVLQGADCGAKVVEKAYPEEPVGVVCQVDGVPQVVEYSEISPDTAQLRASDGGLLYNAGNICNHFFTRGFLKTVTRCAAAGGCGVPASAACADRGPVEEFEPLLKPHVAVKKVPYVDEEGNLVKPLKPNGIKMEKFVFDVFRFAKNFAAFEVLREEEFSPLKNAEPADRDSPRTSRQALLAQHYRWALQAGAHFLDAHGAWLPELPGLPPNGDPPAICEISPLVSYSGEGLEVYLQGREFQSPFILDEDQARELLQPQES, from the exons ATGGCGTCGGAGCAGGACGTGCGCGCCCGGCTGCAGCGCGCTGGCCAGGAGCACCTCCTGCGCTTCTGGGCCGAGCTGGCGCCGGAGTCGCGAGCCGCGCTGCTGGCGGAGCTGGCGCTGCTGGAACCCGAGGCGCTGCGCGAGCACTGCCGGCGGGCGGCGGAGGCCTGCGCGCGCCCCCACGGCCCGCCGCCGGGCTTGGCCGAGCGCCTGCGGCCCCTGCCCACCGAGAGCGTGGGCAGGGCCAGCCACAGCGACCCCGAGACGCGGCGGCGCTGGGAGGAGGAAG GTTTCCGCCAGATTGCCCTGAACAAGGTGGCCGTCCTGCTGCTGGCGGGGGGACAGGGCACTCGCCTGGGCGTGACCTACCCCAAGGGTATGTACCGTGTGGGGCTGCCCAGCCGGAAGACCCTGTACCAGCTGCAGGCGGAGCGGATACGGCGGGTGGAGCAGCTGGCCGGTGAGCGCCACGGGACCCGCTGCACCGTCCCCTG GTACGTCATGACCAGCGAGTTCACTCTGGGGCCCACGGCCGAGTTCTTCAGGGAGCACAACTTCTTCCACCTGGACCCCGCCAACGTGGTCATGTTTGAGCAGCGCCTGCTGCCTGCTGTGACCTTTGATGGCAAGGTGATCCTGGAGCGGAAAGACAAAGTTGCCATGGCCCCAG ACGGAAACGGGGGCCTCTACCGCGCACTGGAGGACCACAAGATCCTGGAGGACATGGAGCGCCGAGGAGTGGAGTTTGTGCACGTGTACTGTGTGGACAACATCCTGGTGCGACTGGCAGACCCTGTCTTCATCGGCTTCTGTGTGTTGCAGGGCGCAGACTGTGGCGCCAAG GTGGTGGAAAAGGCATACCCCGAGGAGCCCGTGGGCGTGGTGTGCCAGGTGGACGGCGTCCCCCAGGTGGTGGAGTACAGCGAGATCAGTCCTGATACCGCACAGCTGCGTGCCTCCGACGGGGGCCTGCTGTACAATGCAGGCAACATCTGCAACCACTTCTTCACCCGAGGCTTCCTTAAGACGGTCACCAGGTGTGCGGCAGCGGGTGGCTGCGGAGTGCCGGCCAGTGCCGCCTGCGCTGACCGGGGACCCGTGGA GGAGTTTGAGCCTTTGCTGAAGCCACACGTGGCTGTGAAGAAAGTCCCGTATGTGGATGAGGAGGGGAATCTGGTAAAGCCGCTAAAACCCAACGGGATAAAGATGGAGAAGTTTGTGTTTGATGTGTTCCGGTTTGCTAA GAACTTTGCTGCCTTTGAAGTACTACGGGAGGAGGAATTTTCCCCACTGAAGAACGCAGAGCCGGCCGACAGGGATAGTCCCCGTACCTCCCGCCAGGCCCTGCTCGCCCAGCACTACCGGTGGGCTCTCCAGGCAGGGGCCCATTTCCTGGATGCCCATGGGGCCTGGCTCCCAGAGCTGCCCGG CTTACCCCCAAATGGAGACCCTCCGGCCATCTGTGAGATATCGCCCTTGGTGTCTTACTCTGGAGAG GGTTTAGAAGTATATCTGCAAGGCCGGGAGTTCCAGTCCCCGTTCATCTTGGATGAGGACCAGGCCAGGGAGCTACTACAGCCGCAGGAGTCCTGA